The following coding sequences are from one Musa acuminata AAA Group cultivar baxijiao chromosome BXJ1-6, Cavendish_Baxijiao_AAA, whole genome shotgun sequence window:
- the LOC103971122 gene encoding uncharacterized protein LOC103971122, with amino-acid sequence MGGLSAASSHYCHTHKAFLFCNYTLLGAATSCVFLTLSLRLLPSACGLLLIALHALTAIAAASACATTPASTPRWHAAHMASTVLAAIFQGAVALLALTRAPDFLAELRSYVREEDGEVILKMVGSLGLAVFCLEWVALTLAFALRYHAHVESGDPARRSSKVGGEEELKNWPWPFQV; translated from the coding sequence ATGGGTGGACTCTCCGCCGCTTCTTCTCACTACTGCCACACCCACAAGGCTTTCCTCTTCTGCAACTACACCCTCCTGGGCGCCGCCACCAGCTGCGTCTTCCTCACCCTCTCCCTCCGCCTCCTCCCCTCCGCCTGCGGCCTCCTCCTCATCGCCCTCCACGCTCTCACCGCcatcgccgccgcctccgcctgcGCCACCACCCCCGCCTCCACCCCCCGCTGGCACGCCGCCCACATGGCCTCCACCGTCCTCGCCGCCATCTTCCAGGGAGCCGTCGCCCTCCTCGCCCTCACCCGCGCCCCCGACTTCCTCGCCGAGCTCCGCTCCTACGTTCGTGAGGAGGATGGCGAGGTCATCCTCAAGATGGTCGGCAGCCTCGGCCTCGCCGTCTTCTGCCTCGAGTGGGTTGCACTCACCCTCGCCTTCGCGCTGCGGTACCACGCCCACGTCGAGAGTGGCGACCCGGCGAGGCGTAGCTCCAAGGTCGGCGGCGAGGAGGAGCTCAAGAACTGGCCATGGCCATTTCAAGTATAA
- the LOC135675542 gene encoding signal recognition particle 14 kDa protein-like: MVLLQPDPFLNELTSMFERSTEKGSVWVTLKRSSMKCKATRKKMETAGETIEYRCLVRATDGKKTISTSLSARDYQKFQASYATVLKAHMNALKKRERKDKKKTAEPEKKQASSKKKSEPFKKPAAPASKASQ; this comes from the exons ATG gTTCTTCTGCAACCCGACCCGTTTCTCAATGAGCTTACGAGTATGTTTGAGCGCTCGACGGAAAAAGGATCCGTCTGGGTCACCCTCAAGCGCT CATCTATGAAATGCAAGGCGACGAGGAAGAAAATGGAGACTGCTGGGGAAACAATTGAATATAGATGCCTTGTTCGTGCAACTGATGGCAAGAAGACCATCTCTACTTCG CTCTCTGCGAGGGATTACCAGAAATTCCAAGCTTCTTATGCGACCGTCCTTAAAGCCCACATGAACGCTTTGAAGAAAAGGGAGCGGAAGGATAAGAAGAAGACCGCTGAGCCCGAGAAGAAACAAGCTTCGTCGAAGAAGAAGTCAGAGCCCTTCAAGAAGCCAGCAGCACCCGCTTCGAAGGCCTCTCAATAA